From a single Desulfatirhabdium butyrativorans DSM 18734 genomic region:
- a CDS encoding TIGR03013 family XrtA/PEP-CTERM system glycosyltransferase: MTLNTSRYSFIILMGDIVLTLLATQLSSLIRFEPGFNIFSENTGATVFTILIYIISLYIFDLYDVAAFNLFEVSSRILGAVFLAGIFSTLIFYTLPHWRFGRGIFLLQLAFSWCGYLLWRIVLKRTALKSGAKTNVIVVGAGEAGRDVVRLLQDPNYSFEIMGFIDDGTCTIQSETLPCTILGPLDRLEAIIADHPDVMVILAMPENRNHTIIQRMLQAKMKGIEVVDMAVCYEQLAGRIPVRYLRDEWLLWAEGFNLVSKRITQKVKRITDIVFSAFLLLVTFPLCAITALAIAAESRGPVFYKQQRVGWNGRIFEIVKFRSMRSDAEAAGRPVWASEDDPRITHVGKIIRALRIDEIPQIINIFKGDMSLIGPRPERPEFVMELEKEIPYYSLRHSVPPGITGWAQVNYPYGASIEDTIRKLEYDLYYIKNMSYYLDIKICLLTIGVVLFGHGAR; encoded by the coding sequence ATGACATTGAACACTTCCCGATACAGCTTCATCATTCTCATGGGAGATATCGTTCTCACGCTGCTGGCCACGCAGCTATCCTCTCTCATCCGGTTCGAGCCCGGTTTCAACATCTTCAGCGAAAACACCGGCGCCACGGTCTTTACCATTCTCATCTATATCATTTCCCTCTATATCTTCGACCTGTACGACGTGGCCGCATTCAATCTGTTCGAAGTTTCAAGCCGTATCCTCGGGGCTGTTTTCCTGGCTGGCATTTTTTCCACCCTGATTTTCTACACGCTACCCCATTGGCGCTTCGGCCGCGGAATTTTCCTGTTGCAGCTTGCCTTTTCCTGGTGCGGCTATCTCCTGTGGCGCATTGTGCTCAAACGTACCGCGCTCAAGAGCGGCGCCAAAACAAACGTCATAGTCGTTGGGGCCGGAGAGGCTGGCCGCGATGTCGTGCGGCTGCTTCAGGATCCAAATTATTCGTTTGAAATCATGGGCTTTATCGATGATGGTACATGCACCATTCAAAGCGAGACCCTTCCCTGTACCATACTGGGCCCCCTGGACCGGCTGGAAGCCATCATCGCCGATCATCCCGATGTCATGGTCATTCTTGCAATGCCCGAGAATCGAAACCACACCATCATCCAGAGGATGCTTCAAGCGAAGATGAAAGGAATCGAAGTTGTCGACATGGCTGTTTGTTATGAGCAACTGGCCGGGAGGATTCCCGTTCGTTATCTGAGGGATGAATGGCTGCTGTGGGCAGAGGGTTTCAATCTCGTTTCCAAACGCATCACACAGAAAGTCAAGCGAATCACGGACATCGTCTTTTCCGCTTTTCTGCTGCTCGTGACCTTTCCGCTCTGCGCAATCACCGCACTGGCCATTGCCGCTGAAAGCAGAGGGCCTGTTTTCTACAAGCAGCAACGTGTCGGATGGAACGGGCGCATTTTCGAGATTGTCAAGTTCCGTTCCATGAGATCCGATGCAGAGGCTGCAGGCAGGCCGGTATGGGCATCCGAGGACGATCCCCGAATCACGCATGTCGGCAAAATCATCCGAGCCCTTCGAATCGATGAGATTCCCCAGATCATCAACATTTTCAAGGGCGATATGAGCCTCATCGGTCCAAGACCCGAGCGGCCGGAATTTGTCATGGAACTCGAAAAGGAGATTCCCTATTACAGCCTCAGGCACTCGGTTCCTCCCGGCATTACCGGATGGGCACAGGTCAACTACCCGTATGGAGCTTCCATCGAAGACACGATCCGAAAGCTCGAATACGATCTGTACTATATCAAGAACATGTCCTACTACCTGGATATCAAGATTTGCCTGCTGACCATCGGTGTTGTCCTTTTCGGTCACGGCGCGCGGTAA
- the oah gene encoding 6-oxocyclohex-1-ene-1-carbonyl-CoA hydratase, translating into MADLGWLPRESGEKNHCLWGDEHFSTQAPGVIFEKKPIIDAKGNPVEGLYSAWIVLNNPAQYNSYTTEMVKGVIAGFQKASADDSVVAAIFTAVGDKAFCTGGNTKEYAEYYSKRPNAYGQYMDLFNAMVDGILECKKPTICRVNGMRVAGGQEIGMACDITVSSDLAIFGQAGPRHGSAPDGGSSDFLPWMLPMELAMWNCVSCEMWSAYKMKRLGLISKCVPVIQENGKWVRNPLVITENYVEDGDIVYGEYKTGDAAKQAREYIKSAKTNFEKLDAEVNAILWTFTNLFPGCLIKSVDGIRLKKKFFWDQAKVVNRHWLAANMATEAFLGFNAFNTKKITGKDTIDFLEYRRLLAKAATFDEELMAAVLGKPIS; encoded by the coding sequence ATGGCCGATTTGGGCTGGCTGCCGAGAGAGTCCGGCGAAAAGAACCATTGTTTGTGGGGTGATGAGCATTTTTCCACCCAGGCGCCAGGTGTGATCTTCGAGAAAAAACCCATCATCGATGCAAAGGGGAATCCTGTGGAAGGGCTATATTCCGCATGGATCGTTCTGAACAACCCCGCGCAGTACAATTCGTATACGACGGAAATGGTCAAGGGGGTCATCGCAGGGTTTCAAAAGGCATCCGCAGACGATTCGGTGGTTGCCGCCATTTTTACGGCCGTTGGAGACAAAGCCTTTTGTACGGGCGGGAACACCAAGGAGTATGCGGAATATTATTCGAAGCGTCCCAATGCCTACGGCCAGTATATGGATCTGTTCAATGCCATGGTGGACGGCATTCTGGAATGCAAGAAGCCGACGATCTGCCGGGTGAACGGGATGCGGGTGGCCGGCGGGCAGGAAATCGGCATGGCCTGTGACATTACGGTGTCGAGCGATCTGGCGATTTTCGGCCAGGCGGGACCCCGGCACGGTTCCGCGCCGGATGGCGGCAGCTCGGATTTTCTGCCCTGGATGCTTCCGATGGAGCTGGCCATGTGGAACTGTGTTTCCTGCGAAATGTGGAGCGCCTACAAAATGAAACGGCTCGGACTCATTTCGAAATGCGTTCCGGTGATCCAGGAAAACGGGAAGTGGGTGCGGAATCCGCTCGTGATTACGGAAAATTACGTGGAAGACGGAGACATCGTCTACGGAGAATACAAGACGGGCGACGCGGCCAAGCAGGCGCGGGAATACATCAAAAGCGCCAAGACCAATTTTGAGAAACTCGATGCCGAAGTCAATGCCATTCTCTGGACCTTTACCAATCTTTTCCCGGGATGTCTGATCAAGAGCGTTGACGGTATTCGTCTGAAAAAGAAATTCTTCTGGGATCAGGCCAAGGTCGTCAACCGGCACTGGCTGGCAGCCAACATGGCAACCGAAGCCTTTCTCGGATTCAATGCCTTCAACACCAAGAAAATCACCGGAAAAGATACGATCGATTTTCTGGAATACAGAAGACTGCTTGCCAAGGCGGCTACTTTCGACGAGGAATTGATGGCAGCGGTTCTGGGAAAACCCATTTCCTGA
- a CDS encoding SDR family oxidoreductase, with protein sequence MLLEGKYALVTGGSQGIGTATSIGLAKEGANVCVIYRKHADEAYRVRDEIIAMGRQAIALQCDISSFAEAEKTVKEAIDTFGTLDILVNNAGMNWDGVSWKMTEQQWDRVIEVNLKGYFNFIRHVAPVFKDKKYGKIVNITSINGMRGKFGQTNYSASKAGIIGYTKALAKELGGFNVNVNAVAPGLIETAMLRQSDAFEKIVDLAMNEIVLKRLGLPEDVANVIVFLASDKARHITGEVIKVDGGQYI encoded by the coding sequence ATGTTGCTGGAAGGAAAATATGCGCTGGTCACCGGCGGCTCTCAGGGTATCGGGACGGCTACTTCCATCGGGTTGGCCAAGGAAGGCGCCAACGTTTGCGTCATTTATCGCAAGCATGCCGATGAGGCCTACCGGGTGCGCGATGAAATCATCGCCATGGGAAGGCAGGCCATTGCCCTGCAGTGCGACATCTCCTCTTTTGCCGAAGCCGAAAAAACGGTGAAAGAGGCGATCGATACCTTCGGCACCCTCGACATCCTCGTGAACAACGCGGGCATGAACTGGGACGGGGTCAGTTGGAAAATGACCGAGCAGCAATGGGACAGGGTCATCGAAGTCAATCTCAAAGGGTATTTCAATTTCATCCGTCATGTGGCTCCGGTTTTCAAAGACAAGAAATACGGAAAAATCGTCAACATCACCTCCATCAACGGGATGCGTGGAAAATTCGGTCAAACCAATTACTCCGCTTCCAAGGCTGGCATCATCGGATACACCAAGGCGCTAGCCAAAGAACTCGGGGGGTTCAATGTCAACGTGAATGCGGTAGCCCCGGGACTGATTGAAACGGCCATGCTGCGGCAATCCGATGCTTTCGAGAAGATCGTCGATCTGGCGATGAACGAAATCGTGCTCAAGCGGCTCGGGCTTCCGGAAGATGTGGCCAATGTCATCGTTTTTCTCGCATCGGACAAGGCAAGGCACATTACCGGAGAAGTCATTAAGGTGGATGGCGGGCAATACATTTGA
- a CDS encoding enoyl-CoA hydratase/isomerase family protein: MSEAKTIQYEVVDAVARVTLDRPKHNVFNIGMMQQLNAVLDEAAANPELKCMVILAQGPSWCAGVDVGDHKPEMVDAMIGTFNGIFQRMHALEIPTIAAVQGACLGGGMEVAIGCDIILASKKAVFGQPEVRLGFFPPYAAIRLPELVGVSKAIEICTSGKSYTADEAMAMGFVSRVVEADVFEGSVEKLLADFRASSPLILKLNKLAVKQHLGVAFPAAVSGVSHLFLNQLMKTQDTLEGIASFYEKRKPAWKNA, translated from the coding sequence ATGAGCGAAGCCAAAACGATCCAATATGAAGTTGTGGACGCCGTCGCCAGGGTAACGCTGGACCGGCCCAAGCACAATGTATTCAACATCGGCATGATGCAGCAACTGAATGCCGTTCTCGACGAGGCGGCGGCCAATCCGGAGCTCAAGTGCATGGTCATACTGGCGCAGGGGCCGAGCTGGTGTGCAGGCGTCGATGTGGGGGATCACAAACCCGAGATGGTCGATGCCATGATTGGGACGTTCAACGGCATTTTTCAGCGCATGCATGCGCTGGAAATACCGACGATTGCTGCTGTGCAGGGGGCGTGCCTGGGGGGCGGCATGGAAGTGGCCATCGGCTGCGACATCATCCTCGCCTCGAAGAAAGCCGTATTCGGTCAACCGGAAGTGCGTCTCGGATTTTTCCCGCCTTATGCAGCCATCCGTCTTCCGGAGCTGGTCGGTGTATCGAAGGCCATCGAAATCTGCACCTCCGGAAAGAGTTACACGGCCGATGAGGCCATGGCGATGGGTTTCGTGAGCCGTGTCGTGGAAGCCGATGTATTCGAGGGCAGCGTGGAAAAACTCCTCGCCGATTTCCGGGCGTCGAGCCCCCTTATCCTGAAGCTGAACAAGCTGGCCGTCAAACAGCATCTGGGTGTGGCTTTCCCGGCTGCCGTTTCCGGGGTTTCGCATCTTTTTCTGAACCAGTTGATGAAGACTCAGGATACGCTGGAAGGGATCGCCAGTTTCTACGAAAAGAGAAAACCGGCATGGAAAAACGCATGA
- a CDS encoding 3-hydroxyacyl-CoA dehydrogenase/enoyl-CoA hydratase family protein encodes MAQINQIGVIGAGNMGSGIAQKIAQEGIPVVMIDTQEAFVQRGLNTIRTILEQGIERKIFTREKVDEILGRIEATTDMSRVADADLVIEAVFEDKNVKSELFKKLDAICQPKTILATNTSSFFVREFAAQTSRPDRFIGLHYFYHPAKNRLLEVIPHETTSKETIEKSLLAAKLHGKTAILVKDAPGFAVNRFFVPFLNEAVRLLEEGVADIPTIEETCKKAFRIGMGPFELMNVTGIPIAVHAATTLGNELGPFYAPCNTLKAQMEKKENWPLGGTVDETRVKAVTDRMYGVCLGVAAALVDEGVASIEDTDRGAKIGLRWALGPFELMNKIGIDETWRVVKTICDRYPDFKMPALLEKQKQAGKPFVFRFVDLDVQDGIAWITINRPEAMNALNEQVVAQLGERFDEALNRADAKAIVFQGAGKAFVAGADIRYFVSKIQANKIDDIVAFTRKGHELFRKIETSPKLTIALLDGLSLGGGSELALACQAIVATPAGSIAFPETGIGIYPGLGGMLRMARHVGPELAKYYTFTGFGISAADAQAMGIVTRLVQPEEVQAAIAELVSRGKVDKYAKRSLPERFQKLAALCDGKGIEALLAGKAPSGGDADAGAKLLKTMGYKAPIAVRISNEIIDCQVGLSMEEAMEVELGRLAEIFSTADALEGLSTAGRKRPEFKGK; translated from the coding sequence ATGGCGCAGATCAATCAAATCGGAGTCATCGGGGCGGGGAACATGGGCAGCGGCATCGCGCAGAAAATCGCCCAGGAAGGCATCCCGGTTGTAATGATCGATACACAGGAGGCTTTTGTCCAGCGGGGTCTGAACACGATCCGGACGATTCTGGAACAGGGTATCGAACGAAAAATTTTCACCCGGGAAAAAGTGGATGAAATCCTGGGCAGGATCGAAGCGACGACGGATATGAGCCGGGTAGCCGATGCCGATCTCGTCATTGAAGCCGTTTTCGAAGACAAGAACGTCAAAAGCGAGCTTTTCAAAAAGCTCGATGCCATCTGCCAGCCCAAGACCATTCTGGCGACCAATACATCGAGCTTTTTCGTACGCGAGTTTGCAGCACAAACATCGAGACCCGATCGGTTCATCGGACTGCACTACTTTTACCATCCTGCAAAAAACCGGCTTCTGGAGGTCATTCCGCACGAGACCACCAGCAAGGAAACCATCGAGAAGTCGTTGCTCGCGGCCAAGCTGCACGGCAAGACCGCCATCCTCGTGAAAGATGCCCCCGGATTCGCCGTCAACCGATTTTTCGTGCCCTTCCTGAACGAGGCCGTCCGGCTGCTCGAGGAAGGTGTTGCGGATATTCCCACCATCGAGGAAACCTGCAAGAAGGCCTTCCGAATCGGCATGGGGCCCTTCGAGCTGATGAACGTCACCGGTATTCCGATCGCCGTTCATGCGGCGACCACACTCGGCAATGAACTGGGACCGTTCTATGCGCCCTGCAACACGCTGAAGGCCCAGATGGAGAAAAAAGAGAACTGGCCGCTGGGCGGGACCGTTGACGAAACCAGGGTGAAAGCGGTTACGGACCGCATGTACGGGGTTTGCCTCGGGGTTGCGGCTGCCCTGGTGGACGAGGGGGTTGCGAGCATCGAAGATACGGATCGGGGCGCCAAGATCGGTTTGCGGTGGGCTCTGGGGCCCTTCGAATTGATGAATAAGATCGGGATTGATGAGACCTGGCGTGTCGTGAAGACGATCTGCGATCGATATCCGGATTTCAAGATGCCTGCGCTTCTGGAAAAGCAGAAACAGGCAGGCAAACCCTTTGTATTCCGGTTTGTGGATCTCGATGTCCAGGATGGCATCGCCTGGATTACCATCAACCGTCCCGAGGCCATGAACGCACTGAACGAACAGGTGGTGGCCCAGCTTGGCGAGCGCTTCGATGAGGCCCTGAATCGAGCCGATGCCAAGGCCATCGTGTTCCAGGGTGCCGGAAAAGCGTTTGTGGCAGGCGCCGATATCCGCTATTTCGTAAGCAAGATCCAGGCGAACAAAATCGATGACATTGTCGCTTTCACCCGCAAGGGACACGAGCTGTTCCGCAAAATCGAGACCTCTCCCAAATTGACCATCGCCCTGCTCGACGGGCTTTCGCTTGGCGGCGGAAGCGAGCTTGCCCTGGCCTGCCAGGCCATTGTGGCCACCCCCGCCGGTTCGATTGCGTTTCCGGAAACCGGCATCGGCATCTATCCCGGGCTGGGGGGTATGTTGCGCATGGCCCGGCACGTCGGGCCGGAACTGGCGAAATACTACACCTTTACGGGTTTCGGAATTTCCGCCGCAGATGCTCAGGCCATGGGAATCGTCACCCGACTGGTTCAGCCGGAGGAGGTTCAGGCTGCGATTGCAGAGCTGGTTTCCCGTGGAAAGGTCGATAAATACGCGAAACGGTCCTTGCCCGAGCGCTTTCAGAAGCTTGCCGCCCTGTGTGACGGCAAAGGGATTGAAGCCCTGTTGGCTGGAAAGGCACCATCAGGCGGCGATGCGGATGCCGGCGCCAAACTGTTGAAAACCATGGGGTACAAGGCGCCGATTGCCGTTCGGATTTCCAACGAGATCATCGATTGTCAGGTTGGTCTTTCCATGGAGGAAGCCATGGAGGTCGAGCTGGGCAGGCTTGCGGAAATTTTCTCTACGGCGGATGCCTTGGAGGGTTTGAGCACCGCTGGAAGAAAACGCCCTGAATTCAAAGGGAAATGA
- the had gene encoding 6-hydroxycyclohex-1-ene-1-carbonyl-CoA dehydrogenase — MKMISWQFVEPKKPLQRVECDPPVPGAGEVRIRVAGCGVCHTDLGYYYDGVPMRSPLPMTLGHEISGMVEAAGSGAESWMGKAVVVPAVMPCGTCDVCSRDFGNICPTQKMPGNDIQGGFSSHIVVPCGQLCEVPLDADGKPKGAGGIGLAELSVVADAVTTPYQAIVESGLGPADTAIFIGVGGVGGFGAQIAKAMGASVIAIDVDPAKLNALAPYVDATFNSRELPFKDLRKAISDFVKSKGKRRTEWKIFETSGTGAGQKTAFGLLVHGAHLAIVGFTLDMVEVRLSNLMAYHATAKGNWGCVPKHYPAVVKLALEGKIQLKPFVKCFPLDQINDVFEMAHQRKILERPIMVP; from the coding sequence ATGAAGATGATTTCCTGGCAGTTTGTCGAACCCAAAAAACCTTTGCAGCGGGTCGAATGCGATCCGCCGGTGCCAGGCGCCGGGGAAGTTCGGATTCGGGTGGCCGGATGCGGGGTATGCCACACCGATCTGGGCTATTATTATGATGGTGTGCCGATGCGCTCGCCGCTTCCCATGACCCTGGGCCATGAAATCAGCGGCATGGTGGAGGCCGCCGGAAGCGGAGCCGAATCCTGGATGGGCAAGGCAGTCGTCGTGCCGGCCGTCATGCCCTGTGGCACATGCGATGTGTGCAGCAGGGATTTTGGCAACATCTGCCCGACGCAGAAAATGCCGGGAAACGATATTCAGGGCGGATTTTCCTCCCATATCGTGGTACCCTGCGGGCAGTTGTGCGAAGTGCCGCTCGATGCGGACGGGAAACCCAAGGGAGCCGGTGGTATCGGGCTGGCCGAGCTTTCCGTGGTGGCCGATGCGGTGACGACCCCCTATCAGGCCATTGTGGAATCGGGACTGGGGCCTGCGGATACCGCGATTTTTATCGGCGTGGGAGGCGTCGGCGGATTCGGCGCCCAGATCGCCAAGGCCATGGGGGCTTCCGTCATCGCCATCGATGTGGATCCGGCCAAACTGAATGCGCTCGCCCCGTATGTGGACGCCACCTTCAATTCGAGGGAGCTTCCCTTCAAGGATCTGAGAAAAGCGATATCGGATTTCGTGAAATCCAAGGGGAAGAGACGGACCGAGTGGAAGATTTTCGAGACATCCGGCACGGGGGCTGGCCAGAAAACGGCCTTCGGTCTTCTGGTGCATGGCGCACACCTGGCTATCGTCGGATTTACGCTCGACATGGTCGAGGTACGCCTGTCGAATTTGATGGCCTACCACGCAACGGCAAAAGGCAATTGGGGATGTGTGCCCAAGCATTATCCGGCAGTGGTGAAGCTGGCCCTTGAAGGCAAGATCCAGTTGAAACCTTTCGTCAAGTGTTTCCCGCTGGATCAGATCAACGATGTTTTCGAGATGGCGCACCAGAGAAAGATCCTCGAAAGACCCATCATGGTGCCGTAA
- the iorA gene encoding indolepyruvate ferredoxin oxidoreductase subunit alpha, with translation MHKLLKDDPGAQMVLLGNEAIARGAIEAGVAVATTYPGTPSSEISLNFFQMSQECDLYFEYSTNEKVALEVAAATANCGVRSMCMMKHVGLNVAADALMTLAYVGVKGGLVVLTADDPFMFSSQNEQDNRYYGKLAGLPVLEPSSVEEAKDMVGKAFDLSEALQEPVLFRTTTRINHSTAPVTLGPIAPRKTKGYFQKNPMSYVTVPAVSRTLHVKLLKNLDKALELSETSPFNFVTGKGKWGIVCNGVSYGYVMDALKDLGIGDRVQVLRIGFSNPLPEKKITAFLQSCDKVLVAEEGEPFLEEGVRSIAQGAGLTLPIRGKAPELFSRLYEFDPGMVRKVIAGYFGIDYAPKAKLALTDIPPLPQRPPNLCAGCSHRATFYEVKQAAEGKDVVYPTDIGCYTLGFLPPLGMGDFLICMGGSTSTSCGFSKASDQKVVSFIGDSTFFHSGIPGLVNAVFNNHNFTLVILDNGITAMTGHQPNPGVDMSLFNLGGYGRISIAEVVKALGVQHVSVIKPYKVRKSIEAIREALDFKGVSVVIAEEMCALFAKSVKKAKGKPFMVGDKCKNHRDCVNLLGCPAFYIENDRVKIDSAICVGCAVCAQICPENAIVPMKS, from the coding sequence ATGCACAAATTGTTGAAAGACGATCCCGGCGCACAGATGGTGCTGCTGGGCAACGAAGCCATTGCACGGGGTGCCATCGAGGCGGGAGTGGCGGTCGCCACCACCTATCCCGGGACTCCGTCCTCCGAAATTTCCCTGAATTTTTTCCAGATGTCCCAGGAATGCGATCTGTATTTCGAATACAGCACCAACGAGAAGGTCGCCCTCGAAGTGGCCGCGGCAACGGCCAACTGCGGGGTACGCTCCATGTGCATGATGAAGCATGTGGGCCTGAACGTCGCTGCCGATGCTCTCATGACCCTGGCCTATGTCGGTGTCAAAGGCGGGCTGGTGGTTCTGACAGCCGACGATCCCTTCATGTTTTCCAGCCAGAACGAGCAGGACAACCGGTATTACGGCAAACTGGCCGGACTGCCCGTGCTGGAACCCTCTTCCGTCGAAGAGGCCAAGGACATGGTCGGCAAGGCCTTCGATCTGTCCGAAGCCCTGCAGGAACCGGTACTGTTCCGCACGACGACACGGATCAACCATTCCACGGCGCCCGTCACCCTTGGACCGATCGCGCCGCGAAAGACCAAAGGCTATTTTCAGAAGAATCCCATGAGCTATGTCACGGTTCCGGCCGTTTCGAGGACGCTTCATGTCAAGCTTCTGAAGAATCTGGATAAAGCGCTCGAACTCTCGGAAACATCCCCCTTCAATTTCGTGACGGGAAAGGGCAAGTGGGGCATCGTCTGCAACGGCGTCAGCTATGGCTACGTCATGGATGCCCTCAAGGACCTGGGGATCGGCGATCGGGTGCAGGTGTTGCGGATCGGCTTCTCCAACCCCCTGCCGGAGAAGAAGATCACCGCCTTTCTCCAGTCCTGCGACAAGGTGCTGGTTGCCGAGGAAGGAGAGCCTTTCCTGGAAGAAGGCGTGCGATCCATCGCTCAGGGGGCAGGTCTTACCCTGCCCATCCGGGGCAAAGCGCCAGAGCTGTTCTCGAGGCTCTATGAATTCGATCCGGGAATGGTCCGGAAGGTGATCGCCGGATATTTCGGCATCGATTACGCTCCGAAAGCCAAGTTGGCGCTTACGGACATTCCGCCGCTTCCGCAGCGTCCACCGAATCTCTGCGCCGGATGCTCCCATCGGGCGACCTTCTACGAAGTGAAACAGGCGGCCGAAGGAAAGGATGTCGTCTATCCGACGGATATCGGGTGCTATACCCTCGGGTTCCTGCCCCCGCTCGGGATGGGGGATTTCCTGATCTGCATGGGCGGCTCGACCAGTACTTCCTGCGGTTTTTCCAAGGCATCCGATCAGAAAGTGGTCTCCTTCATCGGAGATTCCACCTTTTTCCATTCCGGAATCCCCGGGCTGGTCAACGCCGTGTTCAACAACCACAACTTTACGCTCGTGATTCTGGACAACGGCATTACGGCCATGACCGGTCATCAGCCCAATCCCGGCGTGGACATGAGTCTGTTCAATCTTGGCGGTTACGGCCGGATTTCCATTGCGGAAGTGGTCAAGGCGCTCGGGGTCCAGCACGTGTCGGTCATCAAGCCCTACAAGGTGCGCAAAAGCATCGAAGCGATCCGGGAAGCGCTCGATTTCAAGGGTGTTTCAGTGGTCATCGCCGAAGAGATGTGCGCCCTGTTTGCCAAAAGCGTCAAGAAAGCCAAGGGGAAACCCTTCATGGTGGGCGACAAATGCAAGAACCATCGGGACTGCGTCAACCTGCTGGGTTGTCCGGCTTTCTATATCGAAAACGATCGGGTCAAAATTGATTCGGCCATCTGTGTCGGATGTGCGGTCTGCGCCCAAATCTGTCCGGAAAATGCCATCGTACCGATGAAATCATAA
- a CDS encoding indolepyruvate oxidoreductase subunit beta, with translation MSDTTRLIIVAVGGQGNLLASSVLGEAALLSGVPFRMSEIHGMAQRGGVVESAMVFGKAESSIISDGEADLLVGFEPVETLRALNKCNPETVVITNLTPLPPFTVAIGKGVYPPIETILGLIRGKVRKLITLDATALAREAGNILAVNMVLLGALAQSGILPLNVETIRKAIGAKTKPAFLEANLKAFDLGVRAAA, from the coding sequence ATGTCCGATACGACAAGACTCATCATTGTTGCTGTAGGGGGGCAGGGAAATCTTCTGGCCTCCAGTGTGTTGGGCGAGGCAGCCCTGCTTTCGGGGGTTCCGTTTCGCATGAGTGAAATTCACGGGATGGCGCAAAGGGGTGGCGTGGTCGAGTCTGCCATGGTTTTCGGAAAGGCCGAAAGCAGCATCATTTCCGATGGCGAAGCGGATCTGCTGGTCGGTTTTGAACCGGTCGAAACCCTGCGCGCCCTGAACAAATGCAACCCGGAAACGGTGGTGATTACGAATCTGACGCCGCTGCCGCCATTTACCGTCGCCATTGGAAAAGGGGTGTATCCTCCGATTGAAACGATCCTGGGGCTGATCCGCGGCAAGGTCAGGAAATTGATCACCCTGGATGCGACAGCCCTGGCCAGGGAGGCCGGCAATATCCTCGCTGTCAATATGGTGCTGCTGGGGGCACTTGCCCAAAGCGGCATTCTTCCGCTGAATGTTGAAACCATTCGCAAAGCTATCGGCGCCAAGACAAAACCGGCGTTCCTGGAAGCCAACCTGAAGGCGTTCGATCTGGGTGTCCGGGCTGCGGCATAG